One window from the genome of Nicotiana sylvestris chromosome 9, ASM39365v2, whole genome shotgun sequence encodes:
- the LOC138877600 gene encoding uncharacterized protein — MHEPQTLSKIYRVARLVEATLATNARALRSNTTFVTSIYLKKPSYEPLTLKHNPSSITSTPRLALPHSTTMSVPRNRRTISPAEMQARRAHDICYFCDDKFTPRHKCTFPKQIFVLELEVAENESIDTGTRNNDRIQGAQTIYVTGYSDKRLIQILLDGVGRYDLVLGAIWLKTLRPLTMDYSALTMTYNYLGKKHVLKGVPDACKLSSPKLNAIHLSANEAVAQPLHDLLNNYMVVFAEPAALPPQRGAFDHRIPLQPGVKPINIQPYRHSSLKKYIIEKLVKEMLQQGVIQYNNSPFSSLVVVVGKKDGSCLTLVDHVLHLQQVFEVMVQHKLLSKRSKSYGLINRPLTKLLKKDNFHWNDSANQAFTELKKALTFALVFVLPNYSLPFIVETDASGAVLMQSDHLIAFISKGLTPMHIALSIYERELLALVFIVTKWSHYLLSRHFIVRIDQKALNIHPKSTLLGLINSLEERANCWNKYDTAASPGLLQPLPIPALPWIDITMEFIEGLPKSKTSTAYYSQTDGQSEVLNCCLETYLRCFCTDSHADWSLFLSLSEWWYNTSPHSAIQTSPFELLYGYPPPLHLPYLLRDSDSLSIDKFKVGDWVFVKLQPYRQSTLSPFPYYKLTFRYFGPYPIIEKVGSMAYKLLLPLEVLLHPTFHVSQLKFCYDIPTIIVHPPIGHLSS; from the exons ATGCATGAACCTCAGACCTTGTCCAAAATCTATCGCGTAGCTAGATTAGTTGAAGCAACCTTAGCTACTAATGCTAGAGCCCTAAGGAGTAACACTACTTTTGTGACATCTATTTACCTCAAAAAGCCTTCCTATGAGCCACTTACCCTCAAACATAATCCTAGTTCTATTACCTCCACTCCTAGACTGGCTTTACCTCATTCAACCACTATGAGTGTCCCCAGAAACAGGAGAACTATTTCTCCTGCAGAAATGCAGGCTAGAAGGGCACATGATATTTGCTATTTTTGTGATGATAAGTTCACCCCTAGACATAAGTGCACTTTCCCAAAGCAAATATTTGTGTTGGAATTGGAGGTAGCTGAGAATGAATCTATTGATACTGGGACTCGCAATAATGATA GAATTCAAGGTGCTCAAACCATCTATGTTACTGGTTACAGTGACAAGAGACTTATTCAAATTTTATTGGATGGAG TTGGAAGGTATGATCTGGTATTGGGTGCTATATGGCTGAAGACTCTTCGACCACTAACTATGGATTATTCTGCCCTCACTATGACCTATAACTATTTGGGCAAGAAACATGTATTGAAGGGAGTTCCTGATGCATGCAAATTATCAAGCCCAAAG TTGAATGCAATCCATTTATCCGCAAATGAGGCAGTGGCACAACCTCTTCATGATCTTCTTAACAACTACATGGTTGTGTTTGCTGAACCAGCTGCCCTGCCACCTCAAAGGGGTGCATTTGACCATCGTATTCCTTTGCAACCTGGAGTTAAACCAATCAATATTCAACCCTATAGGCACTCTTCTTTGAAGAAATACATTATTGAGAAACTAGTGAAGGAAATGTTACAGCAAGGGGTGATCCAATACAACAACAGTCCATTTTCATCACTTGTGGTAGTGGTAGGCAAAAAGGATGGTTCATG CCTGACCTTAGTTGATCATGTACTACATTTACAACAAGTATTTGAGGTTATGGTGCAACATAAGCTACTTTCCAAGAGATCCAA GAGCTATGGGTTAATCAACAGACCTCTAACGAAGTTGCTAAAGAAGGATAATTTCCATTGGAATGATTCTGCTAATCAAGCATTTACTGAGCTCAAGAAAGCCCTCACTTTTGCCCTAGTTTTCGTATTGCCAAACTATTCATTGCCTTTTATAGTAGAGACTGATGCTAGTGGTGCTGTTTTGATGCAATCTGATCACCTTATAGCCTTTATTAGCAAAGGTCTTACTCCTATGCATATTGCTCTTTCTATTTATGAAAGAGAACTTTTGGCATTGGTGTTTATTGTCACCAAATGGTCTCATTACTTACTCAGTCGCCATTTCATTGTGAGGATTGATCAGAAAGCCTTAAA CATACATCCCAAAAGCACATTACTTGGATTAATCAACAGCTTAGAAGAAAGGGCAAATTGTTG GAACAAGTATGATACTGCTGCTTCTCCTGGCCTTTTGCAACCTCTTCCTATACCTGCTCTTCCTTGGATTGACATTACTATGGAATTCATTGAGGGCTTACCTAAATCTAAG ACTTCTACTGCTTATTACTCTCAAACAGATGGACAATCTGAGGTTCTTAATTGCTGCTTAGAAACTTATCTTCGTTGCTTCTGTACTGATTCACATGCAGATTGGTCCCTTTTCCTGTCCTTATCTGAGTGGTGGTATAATACTAGCCCTCATTCTGCCATTCAAACTTCCCCCTTTGAACTCTTGTATGGTTACCCTCCTCCTTTGCATTTACCATACTTGCTTAGAGATTCAGATTCACTTTCCATTGATAAG TTTAAAGTGGGGGATTGGGTGTTTGTCAAACTTCAACCTTATAGGCAATCCACACTTTCTCCTTTTCCTTATTATAAGCTCACTTTCCGCTACTTTGGTCCTTATCCTATTATTGAGAAGGTAGGTTCAATGGCCTATAAACTTCTCCTTCCTCTTGAGGTCCTCTTACACCCTACATTTCATGTGTCTCAACTCAAGTTTTGCTATGACATTCCTACTATTATTGTCCACCCTCCTATTGGTCACTTATCAAGCTAA